Proteins encoded by one window of Xanthomonas sp. DAR 80977:
- the tgt gene encoding tRNA guanosine(34) transglycosylase Tgt yields the protein MSRLQFQLDTTDGAARRGRLTFPRGTVETPAFMPVGTYGSVKGVLPEQIRALGAQIILGNTFHLYLRPGLDVIGDHGGLHGFARWDGPILTDSGGFQVFSLAHRRKISEQGVTFASPTDGAKVFLGPEESMRIQKVLDSDIVMIFDECTPYPATEDVARRSMELSLRWAQRSRDAHDGLGNDAALFGIVQGGVHAELRTRSIEGLQAIGFDGYAIGGLAVGEPEHERNAMLEHLHPRLPADRPRYLMGVGRPEDLVEGVARGVDMFDCVMPTRNARNGHYFTSFGTVRIRNARYERDLDPIEPGCGCHACSGGYTRSYLRHLDRCNEMLAPMLGTLHNLWYYQKLMADMRAAIAAGSFAQFRRSFYAARGAEATPLPSEQG from the coding sequence ATGTCCCGATTGCAGTTCCAGCTCGACACCACCGACGGCGCCGCGCGCCGCGGCCGCCTGACCTTTCCGCGCGGCACGGTGGAAACCCCCGCGTTCATGCCGGTCGGCACCTACGGCTCGGTCAAGGGCGTGCTGCCCGAGCAGATCCGCGCGCTGGGCGCGCAGATCATCCTCGGCAACACCTTCCACCTGTACCTGCGGCCGGGCCTGGACGTGATCGGCGATCACGGCGGCCTGCACGGCTTCGCCCGCTGGGACGGGCCGATCCTGACCGACTCCGGCGGCTTCCAGGTGTTCTCGCTGGCGCACCGGCGCAAGATCAGCGAGCAGGGCGTGACCTTCGCCTCGCCGACCGACGGCGCCAAGGTGTTCCTGGGGCCGGAGGAGAGCATGCGCATCCAGAAGGTGCTCGACTCGGACATCGTGATGATCTTCGACGAGTGCACCCCGTATCCGGCCACCGAGGACGTGGCGCGGCGCTCGATGGAGCTGAGCCTGCGCTGGGCGCAACGCTCGCGCGACGCGCACGACGGCCTGGGCAACGACGCGGCGCTGTTCGGCATCGTCCAGGGCGGCGTGCACGCGGAGCTGCGCACGCGCTCGATCGAGGGCCTGCAGGCGATCGGCTTCGACGGCTACGCGATCGGCGGGCTGGCGGTGGGCGAGCCGGAGCACGAGCGCAACGCGATGCTCGAGCACCTGCATCCGCGCCTGCCGGCCGACCGCCCGCGCTACCTGATGGGGGTGGGGCGGCCGGAGGACCTGGTCGAGGGCGTGGCCCGCGGCGTGGACATGTTCGACTGCGTGATGCCGACCCGCAACGCGCGCAACGGCCACTATTTCACCTCGTTCGGCACCGTGCGCATCCGCAACGCCCGCTACGAGCGCGACCTGGACCCGATCGAGCCCGGCTGCGGCTGCCACGCCTGCAGCGGCGGCTACACCCGTTCCTACCTGCGCCACCTGGACCGCTGCAACGAGATGCTGGCGCCGATGCTGGGCACCCTGCACAACCTCTGGTACTACCAGAAACTGATGGCCGACATGCGCGCGGCGATCGCCGCCGGCAGCTTCGCCCAGTTCCGCCGGTCCTTCTATGCGGCGCGCGGAGCGGAAGCGACCCCGCTCCCGTCGGAGCAAGGATGA
- the queA gene encoding tRNA preQ1(34) S-adenosylmethionine ribosyltransferase-isomerase QueA, whose product MKKSDFRYELPEELIAQAPLAERSASRLLLVPPAPSAFADRQVRDLPQLLQPGDLLVFNDTRVIPARLFGQKSSGGRVEILIERLLGGQRARAQLGVSKSPKAGARIALDAGGEAEVLDRDGEFYVLEFHVPDTLESWLQQAGRLPLPPYIRREPGLDDRERYQTVFARQSGAVAAPTAGLHFDAPLLEALQARGIGFGHVTLHVGAGTFQPVRVEALDQHVMHREWLNVGASLVEQVRRTRAAGGRVIAVGTTVVRALESASREGELHPFAGETQIFILPGYRIRSVDAMVTNFHLPESTLLMMVSAFAGRERIFAAYRHAIEQRYRFFSYGDAMLLWGGDSGLGIGDS is encoded by the coding sequence TTGAAGAAGTCCGATTTCCGCTACGAGTTGCCCGAGGAACTGATCGCGCAGGCGCCGCTGGCCGAACGTTCCGCCAGCCGCCTGCTGTTGGTGCCGCCGGCACCGTCAGCGTTCGCCGACCGCCAGGTGCGCGATCTGCCGCAACTGCTGCAGCCGGGCGACCTGCTGGTGTTCAACGACACCCGGGTGATCCCGGCGCGCCTGTTCGGGCAAAAGAGCAGCGGCGGCCGTGTCGAGATCCTGATCGAGCGCCTGCTCGGCGGCCAGCGCGCACGCGCGCAGCTGGGCGTGAGCAAGTCGCCCAAGGCCGGCGCGCGCATCGCCCTGGATGCCGGCGGCGAGGCCGAGGTGCTGGACCGCGACGGCGAGTTCTACGTGCTCGAGTTCCACGTGCCCGACACGCTGGAATCGTGGCTGCAGCAGGCCGGGCGGCTGCCGTTGCCGCCGTACATCCGCCGCGAGCCGGGGCTGGACGACCGCGAGCGCTACCAGACCGTGTTCGCGCGCCAGTCCGGCGCGGTGGCCGCGCCCACCGCCGGGCTGCATTTCGATGCGCCGTTGCTGGAGGCGCTGCAGGCGCGCGGCATCGGCTTCGGCCACGTCACCCTGCACGTGGGCGCGGGCACCTTCCAGCCGGTGCGGGTGGAGGCGCTGGACCAGCACGTGATGCACCGCGAATGGCTCAACGTCGGCGCCAGCCTGGTCGAGCAGGTGCGGCGCACGCGCGCCGCCGGCGGCCGCGTGATCGCGGTCGGGACCACGGTGGTGCGCGCGCTGGAAAGCGCCTCCAGGGAGGGCGAGCTGCATCCCTTCGCCGGCGAGACGCAGATCTTCATCCTGCCCGGCTACCGCATCCGCAGCGTCGATGCGATGGTCACCAACTTCCACCTGCCGGAAAGCACGCTGCTGATGATGGTCTCGGCCTTCGCCGGCCGCGAGCGCATCTTCGCCGCCTATCGGCACGCGATCGAGCAGCGCTACCGCTTCTTCAGCTACGGCGATGCGATGCTGTTGTGGGGCGGTGATTCGGGATTGGGGATTGGGGATTCGTAG
- a CDS encoding Lrp/AsnC family transcriptional regulator codes for MKITSSDERLLSLLREDARASTAQIARKLGLSRTTVQSRIERLEREGVICGYTVRTRDDFEQGHLRAHILITVLPKKMTSVVKALREIDEIRVLHSVSGSYDLIALGVVPGVNDMDVLTDRIGAVDGVERTTSSIILSTKFER; via the coding sequence ATGAAGATCACCTCCTCCGACGAACGCCTGCTCTCGCTGCTGCGCGAGGACGCCCGCGCCTCCACCGCGCAGATCGCCCGCAAGCTCGGCCTGTCGCGCACCACCGTGCAGAGCCGGATCGAGCGGCTGGAGCGCGAGGGCGTGATCTGCGGCTACACCGTGCGCACCCGCGACGATTTCGAGCAGGGCCACCTGCGCGCGCACATCCTGATCACCGTGCTGCCGAAGAAGATGACCTCGGTGGTCAAGGCGCTGCGCGAGATCGACGAGATCCGCGTGCTGCACTCGGTCAGCGGCTCCTACGACCTGATCGCGCTGGGCGTGGTGCCCGGCGTCAACGACATGGACGTGCTGACCGACCGCATCGGCGCGGTCGACGGGGTGGAGCGCACGACCTCGTCGATCATCTTGTCGACGAAGTTCGAGCGGTGA
- a CDS encoding aminotransferase class III-fold pyridoxal phosphate-dependent enzyme, whose product MTVLGPLAPLRAHAGERLTAGLDDAGIERLAASHPQLGAAIAAAAAEYARLAPEFADLLELDESEQIRTLQAGFVNFYADDAVTPYVALAARGPWVVTLKGAVLYDAGGYGMLGFGHTPDPVLEAMARPQAMANVMTPSLSQLRFDRALRAEIGQQRGGCPYSKFMCLNSGSEAVGLAARIADINAKLQTDPGARHAGAKIKRIVVKGSFHGRTDRPGLYSDSSRKAYVQHLASYRGEDSVIAIAPYDVDALRRAFADAEHNGWFVEAVFLEPVMGEGDPGRALPPAFYAAARELTRAHGSLLLVDSIQAGLRAHGVLSVVDYPGFEQLDPPDMETYSKALNAAQFPLSVLAVTEHAAQLYRKGTYGNTMTSNPRALDVASATLAQLTPQVRANIRARGAEAVQKLEKLKAELGGLITQVQGTGLLFSCALAPQFKCYGAGSTEEWLRQHGVNVIHGGENSLRFTPHFGMDGEELDLLVGLIGRALREGPRLAQAAAA is encoded by the coding sequence ATGACCGTACTCGGCCCCCTCGCCCCGCTGCGCGCCCATGCCGGCGAACGCCTGACCGCCGGCCTGGACGATGCCGGCATCGAACGCCTGGCCGCCTCGCATCCGCAGCTGGGCGCCGCGATCGCCGCCGCCGCGGCCGAATACGCGCGCCTGGCGCCGGAGTTCGCCGACCTGCTGGAACTGGACGAGAGCGAGCAGATCCGCACGCTGCAGGCCGGCTTCGTCAATTTCTACGCCGACGACGCGGTGACCCCGTACGTGGCGCTGGCCGCGCGCGGGCCGTGGGTGGTCACGCTGAAGGGCGCGGTGCTGTACGACGCCGGCGGCTACGGCATGCTCGGCTTCGGCCACACCCCGGACCCGGTGCTGGAGGCGATGGCACGGCCGCAGGCGATGGCCAACGTGATGACCCCGAGCCTGTCGCAGCTGCGCTTCGACCGCGCGCTGCGCGCCGAGATCGGCCAGCAGCGCGGCGGCTGTCCTTACAGCAAGTTCATGTGCCTCAACTCCGGTTCCGAAGCGGTGGGCCTGGCCGCGCGCATCGCCGACATCAACGCCAAGCTGCAGACCGACCCGGGCGCGCGCCATGCCGGCGCGAAGATCAAGCGCATCGTGGTCAAGGGCAGCTTCCACGGCCGCACCGACCGGCCGGGGCTGTATTCCGATTCCAGCCGCAAGGCCTACGTGCAGCACCTGGCCAGCTATCGCGGCGAGGACTCGGTGATCGCGATCGCGCCCTACGACGTGGACGCGCTGCGCCGCGCGTTCGCCGATGCCGAGCACAACGGCTGGTTCGTCGAGGCGGTGTTCCTGGAGCCGGTGATGGGCGAAGGCGATCCGGGCCGCGCGCTGCCGCCGGCGTTCTACGCCGCCGCGCGCGAACTGACCCGCGCCCACGGCAGCCTGCTGCTGGTCGATTCGATCCAGGCCGGACTGCGCGCCCACGGCGTGCTGTCGGTGGTGGACTATCCCGGCTTCGAGCAGCTCGATCCGCCGGACATGGAAACCTATTCCAAGGCGCTCAACGCCGCGCAGTTCCCGCTGTCGGTGCTGGCGGTGACCGAGCACGCAGCGCAGCTGTACCGCAAGGGCACCTACGGCAACACCATGACCAGCAACCCGCGCGCGCTGGACGTGGCCAGCGCCACGCTGGCGCAGCTGACCCCGCAGGTGCGCGCCAACATCCGCGCGCGCGGCGCCGAGGCGGTGCAGAAGCTGGAGAAGCTCAAGGCCGAACTCGGCGGGCTGATCACCCAGGTGCAGGGCACCGGCTTGCTGTTCTCCTGCGCGCTGGCGCCGCAGTTCAAGTGCTACGGCGCCGGCTCCACCGAGGAATGGCTGCGCCAGCACGGGGTCAACGTGATCCACGGCGGCGAGAACTCGCTGCGTTTCACCCCGCATTTCGGCATGGATGGCGAGGAACTGGACCTGCTGGTCGGGCTGATCGGCCGCGCGCTGCGCGAGGGCCCGCGACTGGCGCAGGCCGCGGCCGCCTGA
- a CDS encoding metal/formaldehyde-sensitive transcriptional repressor produces the protein MAHLNDNKPKLLARVRRLRGQVEALEKALSQAEEVDCTALLTQVAAVRGASQGLMIELLADHLKHHVARPEQIDERELAVADVAVILKSYLK, from the coding sequence ATGGCGCACCTCAACGACAACAAGCCCAAGCTCCTCGCCCGCGTGCGGCGCCTGCGCGGGCAGGTGGAAGCGCTGGAGAAGGCGTTGAGCCAAGCGGAGGAGGTGGACTGCACGGCGCTGCTGACCCAGGTCGCCGCCGTCCGCGGGGCGTCGCAAGGCCTGATGATCGAGCTGCTGGCCGACCACCTCAAGCACCATGTGGCCAGGCCCGAACAGATCGACGAACGGGAGCTGGCGGTCGCGGATGTCGCCGTCATCCTCAAGAGCTATCTGAAGTAG
- the dmeF gene encoding CDF family Co(II)/Ni(II) efflux transporter DmeF, whose protein sequence is MSISATAAQRAHSHAFAGGNPLAERSTRRAVVLTAIMMVVEIVGGWTLNSMALLADGWHMSSHALALGLALFAYAFARRHADNARFAFGTWKVEVLGGYTSAVLLLGVAGLMAFQSVERLFSPTPIHYQEAIVIAFIGLLVNLICAWWLRDSHDHAHHGHGHDHHHGHGHAHDHQHAHGHGHKDLNLRAAYLHVVADAATSVLAIVALLVGMLWGARWMDPVMGIVGAVLVTVWAWGLLRSTGKVLLDAEMDAPVVAEIRDVIDALPFEAAISDLHVWRVGGDKYACVISLVTAADVAADDVRSALGVHEELAHITVEIHVAGAAPTA, encoded by the coding sequence ATGTCGATTTCGGCCACTGCGGCGCAACGCGCTCATTCACATGCCTTCGCCGGCGGCAATCCGCTTGCCGAGCGCAGCACCAGGAGGGCGGTCGTCCTCACCGCGATCATGATGGTGGTGGAGATCGTCGGCGGCTGGACGCTCAATTCCATGGCCCTGCTCGCCGACGGCTGGCACATGAGTTCGCACGCATTGGCGCTGGGCCTGGCGCTGTTCGCCTACGCCTTCGCCCGCCGTCACGCCGACAACGCCCGGTTCGCGTTCGGAACGTGGAAGGTGGAGGTGCTGGGCGGCTACACGAGCGCCGTCCTGCTGCTGGGCGTCGCCGGCTTGATGGCGTTCCAGTCGGTCGAACGCCTGTTTTCGCCGACGCCGATCCATTACCAGGAGGCGATCGTCATCGCCTTCATCGGCTTGCTGGTCAACCTGATCTGCGCCTGGTGGCTACGCGACTCCCATGACCATGCGCATCACGGGCATGGGCACGACCACCATCATGGACATGGACACGCACATGACCATCAGCATGCGCATGGCCATGGCCACAAGGATCTGAATCTGCGCGCCGCCTACCTGCATGTGGTGGCGGATGCGGCCACCTCGGTCCTGGCGATCGTGGCGCTGCTGGTGGGGATGCTGTGGGGAGCGAGGTGGATGGATCCGGTCATGGGCATCGTCGGCGCCGTGCTGGTGACGGTGTGGGCGTGGGGGCTGCTGCGCAGCACCGGCAAGGTGCTGCTGGACGCGGAGATGGACGCGCCTGTGGTGGCGGAAATCCGCGACGTCATCGACGCGCTGCCGTTCGAGGCAGCGATCAGCGATCTCCACGTGTGGCGGGTCGGGGGCGACAAGTACGCCTGCGTCATCAGCCTGGTGACCGCGGCGGACGTGGCGGCCGACGATGTCCGCAGCGCGCTCGGCGTGCACGAGGAACTGGCGCACATCACGGTGGAAATTCACGTCGCCGGCGCTGCGCCGACGGCCTGA
- the ftrA gene encoding transcriptional regulator FtrA, whose product MPKPASRRPVPHAPLVVVLAYDQLGLFEFGIATEIFGLPRPEVGPNWYRFAVAAAEPGDLRALGVRSLRVDGGLELLQQAHTIIVPSWRGPDAAAAPALLRALQQAKRRGARMVSICAGAFVLAQAGLLAGRRATTHWRHAAALAAQYPQVSVDPAVLYTDDGDILTSAGSAAGIDLCLHIVRRDFGPAIANQVARRLVMPAHRDGGQAQFIERPVPVPRESSRLGTLLEGVTRNLAGAHTVASMAADAGMSVRTFLRRFQATTGQSPGEWLAGARVARAKEMLERSAIPVEEIATLCGFGSSETLRHHFRRRLSLTPTRYRKLFGAV is encoded by the coding sequence ATGCCAAAGCCTGCATCGCGCCGTCCGGTCCCGCATGCGCCGCTCGTCGTGGTGCTGGCCTACGACCAACTGGGGTTGTTCGAATTCGGCATCGCGACCGAGATCTTCGGCTTGCCGCGCCCGGAGGTGGGACCCAACTGGTACCGCTTCGCCGTCGCGGCGGCGGAGCCCGGCGATCTGCGTGCGCTCGGCGTGCGCTCGCTGCGCGTCGATGGCGGGCTGGAGCTGCTGCAGCAGGCGCATACGATCATCGTGCCCAGCTGGCGCGGGCCCGATGCCGCCGCCGCGCCGGCCCTGCTCCGCGCACTGCAGCAAGCCAAGCGCCGCGGCGCGCGCATGGTGTCGATCTGCGCCGGCGCCTTCGTCCTGGCCCAGGCGGGGCTGCTGGCCGGGCGCAGGGCGACGACGCACTGGCGCCACGCGGCGGCGCTGGCGGCGCAGTATCCGCAGGTGTCGGTGGACCCCGCGGTGTTGTACACGGACGACGGCGACATCCTCACCTCTGCCGGCAGCGCGGCCGGCATCGATTTGTGCCTGCACATCGTGCGCCGCGATTTCGGACCGGCCATCGCCAACCAGGTCGCGCGCCGCCTGGTGATGCCGGCGCACCGCGACGGTGGCCAGGCGCAGTTCATCGAGCGGCCGGTGCCGGTGCCCAGGGAAAGTTCGCGCCTGGGGACGCTGCTGGAAGGCGTGACCCGCAACCTCGCCGGCGCGCATACGGTCGCCTCGATGGCCGCCGACGCCGGCATGAGCGTGCGGACCTTCCTGCGCCGGTTCCAGGCCACCACCGGCCAATCGCCCGGCGAGTGGCTGGCGGGCGCACGCGTGGCGCGTGCCAAGGAGATGCTGGAGCGCTCGGCCATCCCGGTGGAGGAGATCGCCACCCTGTGCGGATTCGGTTCTTCGGAGACGCTGCGGCATCACTTCCGCAGGCGGCTCTCGCTGACCCCGACGCGCTACCGCAAGCTGTTCGGAGCCGTGTGA
- a CDS encoding DUF3088 family protein, whose product MNICPTRDTLFLAAPGFHVDGQGPFYCGDGIAIEGVLALYPQVLAWLDVQRIAFERPRSAVVALLGEAHQSLPVLVLAGDSDTHGVAFALHGRLRFNDQPDAIRRYLSARGGLPSQR is encoded by the coding sequence ATGAACATCTGCCCGACCCGCGACACGCTGTTCCTCGCCGCTCCCGGCTTCCACGTCGACGGCCAGGGGCCGTTCTACTGCGGCGACGGGATCGCGATCGAGGGAGTGCTGGCGCTTTATCCCCAGGTGCTGGCGTGGCTCGACGTGCAGCGCATCGCCTTCGAGCGCCCACGCTCGGCGGTGGTGGCCTTGCTCGGCGAGGCGCACCAGTCGCTACCGGTGCTGGTGCTGGCTGGCGACTCCGACACGCATGGGGTGGCCTTCGCGCTGCACGGGCGCCTGCGCTTCAACGACCAGCCCGACGCCATTCGCCGCTACCTGTCGGCACGCGGCGGGCTGCCCAGCCAGCGCTAG
- a CDS encoding TonB-dependent receptor produces the protein MSRPTLIALAIAAGVPSTAAAQDSTTTAPAEQEAKTLDALVVSGRVRSLEQFTPTGSRLNLSARQTPASLDSVNAAAMEAHGLQTVEKAAESLPGVNTGGSPGNPATFSMRGFTDGQITILHNGLYLGPSNMTNRPQNTFNLQSVEVLKGPASVIYGQGAVGGAVNVTNKAPTFGPTQYELMAGISRFGGREAGVGAGGGLSDTLAYRFDISRLSSDGYVHGANSSALNATFSLLWRPRDDFSAQLSIDYANDNPTTYFGTPLVPAASAKDPIRGLLAAPNGYVVDRAMRGNNYNVADADIAAHQVWPQALLKWTLGEGITLQNLSYYFRASRRWINAESYTYDTATSRIDRDRFFVFHEQRLWGNQTSLTVDRPLGRFGNRFVVGVDYSDLDFVRDRGFPDGDSVDPYSHGPSGSFGDIVRRRSPTQWRNVAVFFEDALDLSDRFKLVTGGRHEQLDLDRKNYAADGSYIAATSFSRTYRPTNARIGLVYEATPGITPYLSFSTGTDPVGSNIFIVNAGENFGLSRSRQIEAGVKAATADHRFSGTLAAYAIRRENILALTQQDVLSNVGAQTSRGIELSGDAQLTSQWSLNANYAYTDAKYRDFIDSNTGLDASGNRPTNVPQSVFNAWTSVRGIAGLPLEAGLGVRRVGKRYGNTANTLRLDPYVLGNAYLTYDLSASVSLSLHVENLSDKDYVQWADIYYPGQVILGEPRSYELSLHARF, from the coding sequence ATGAGCAGACCGACCCTCATCGCCCTGGCCATCGCCGCCGGCGTCCCGTCGACGGCGGCCGCCCAGGATTCCACCACCACCGCGCCCGCGGAACAGGAGGCCAAGACGCTCGACGCGCTGGTGGTCAGCGGCAGGGTGCGGTCGCTGGAACAGTTCACCCCGACCGGCAGCCGCCTGAACCTGTCGGCGCGGCAGACGCCGGCATCGCTGGACTCGGTCAACGCCGCGGCCATGGAAGCGCACGGCCTGCAGACCGTCGAGAAGGCCGCCGAAAGCCTGCCGGGAGTCAACACCGGCGGTTCGCCCGGCAACCCGGCCACGTTCTCGATGCGCGGCTTCACCGACGGGCAGATCACCATCCTTCACAACGGCCTGTATCTGGGGCCGTCGAACATGACCAACCGGCCGCAGAACACCTTCAACCTGCAGAGCGTGGAGGTGCTCAAGGGTCCGGCATCGGTGATCTACGGCCAGGGCGCGGTGGGAGGCGCGGTCAATGTCACCAACAAGGCCCCCACCTTCGGCCCGACCCAGTACGAACTGATGGCCGGCATCTCGCGGTTCGGCGGCAGGGAGGCAGGCGTCGGCGCGGGCGGCGGACTCAGCGACACGCTGGCGTACCGGTTCGACATCAGCCGGCTGTCCTCCGACGGCTACGTGCATGGCGCGAACTCGAGCGCGCTGAATGCCACGTTCTCGCTGCTATGGCGCCCACGCGACGACTTCAGCGCGCAGCTGTCCATCGACTACGCCAACGACAACCCGACCACCTACTTCGGCACCCCGCTGGTGCCGGCCGCCAGCGCCAAGGATCCGATCCGCGGACTGCTCGCCGCGCCCAACGGCTACGTCGTGGACCGCGCGATGCGCGGCAACAACTACAACGTGGCCGACGCCGACATCGCCGCGCACCAGGTGTGGCCGCAGGCCTTGCTGAAATGGACGCTGGGCGAGGGAATCACGCTGCAGAACCTGAGCTACTACTTCCGCGCGTCGCGGCGCTGGATCAACGCCGAGAGCTACACCTACGACACCGCCACCTCGCGCATCGACCGCGACCGCTTCTTCGTGTTCCACGAGCAACGGCTCTGGGGCAACCAGACCAGCCTCACCGTCGACCGCCCGCTCGGCCGGTTCGGCAACCGCTTCGTGGTCGGCGTCGACTACAGCGACCTGGATTTCGTGCGCGACCGCGGCTTCCCCGACGGCGACAGCGTCGATCCCTATTCGCACGGACCGAGCGGGAGTTTCGGCGACATCGTGCGCCGCCGCAGCCCGACGCAATGGCGCAACGTCGCGGTGTTCTTCGAAGACGCGCTGGACCTGAGCGACCGGTTCAAGCTGGTCACCGGCGGGCGCCACGAGCAGCTGGACCTGGATCGCAAGAACTACGCGGCGGACGGCAGCTACATCGCGGCGACCAGCTTCTCGCGCACCTACCGGCCGACCAACGCGCGTATCGGCCTGGTCTACGAGGCGACGCCCGGCATCACCCCCTATCTTTCCTTCAGCACCGGCACCGATCCGGTCGGATCGAACATCTTCATCGTCAACGCCGGCGAGAATTTCGGCCTCAGCCGCTCGCGCCAGATCGAGGCCGGGGTCAAGGCGGCGACCGCTGACCACCGGTTCAGCGGCACCCTGGCCGCCTACGCCATCCGGCGCGAGAACATCCTGGCGCTGACCCAACAGGACGTGCTGAGCAACGTCGGCGCGCAGACCTCGCGCGGCATCGAGTTGAGCGGCGACGCACAGCTGACCTCGCAGTGGAGCCTCAACGCCAACTACGCCTACACCGATGCGAAGTACCGGGATTTCATCGACAGCAACACCGGACTGGATGCCTCGGGCAATCGCCCGACGAACGTGCCGCAGAGCGTGTTCAATGCCTGGACCAGCGTGCGTGGCATCGCCGGGCTGCCGCTGGAGGCCGGGCTCGGGGTGCGCCGCGTCGGCAAGCGCTACGGAAACACCGCCAACACGCTCAGGCTGGACCCGTATGTGCTCGGCAACGCCTACCTGACCTACGATCTCAGCGCGTCGGTCTCGCTCAGCCTGCATGTCGAGAACCTGTCCGACAAGGACTACGTGCAGTGGGCCGACATCTACTATCCGGGCCAGGTGATCCTGGGCGAGCCGCGCAGCTACGAGCTCAGCCTGCATGCCCGCTTCTAG
- a CDS encoding PepSY domain-containing protein — translation MPASSASDRWRAMLRWLSWFHRWTGVAFCLAFAVWFGSGLVMVFVPFPSLPEQARLARSEVPRLAQVRVDPAAALQAAGGGTELRLIAVAGHARYVVGRGRTQVAVDATSGKLAGPLDAPTAGAVAARFAGTAADRVSAAFDYDQWVVHQKFDAWRPFYRVAIADAPRTQLYVSVRTGEIVQRTLAWERAWNWVGSVPHWLYFTVLRQRFAAWDWTVWCLALGALAGASAGTYLGLYRSYQRVAMRRPGWSPFKGWWRWHHGLGLAAALFVLTWIFSGWLSMDHGRLFSRGIPDPAAVERYAGTSLQRALQPVPATALRTLQGSTELAFNVVGGHPVAVARTGSASRVEVLDGSAGNGLRSALPPGLIDAAVQRAWPQAARRSPAARNDALYRAADAIPADALRYGLSAPTGADLYIDAASGRPLLQLDTSRRAYDWVYFALHTTRFPGLVEHPTLRRVLQVLPLLLGLAFSMTGIVLGFRRLRTSWPRSAVP, via the coding sequence ATGCCCGCTTCTAGCGCCTCCGATCGCTGGCGCGCCATGCTGCGCTGGCTGTCCTGGTTCCATCGCTGGACCGGCGTGGCGTTCTGCCTGGCATTCGCGGTCTGGTTCGGCAGCGGCCTGGTCATGGTGTTCGTGCCGTTTCCGTCGTTGCCGGAGCAGGCCCGCCTGGCGCGCAGCGAGGTTCCGCGGCTGGCGCAGGTGCGGGTCGATCCGGCCGCCGCCCTGCAGGCGGCAGGCGGCGGCACCGAGCTGCGGCTGATCGCGGTGGCCGGTCATGCGCGCTATGTGGTGGGGCGCGGGCGCACCCAGGTGGCGGTCGATGCGACCAGCGGCAAGCTGGCCGGCCCGCTCGACGCGCCGACCGCCGGGGCGGTGGCTGCGCGCTTCGCCGGTACGGCGGCGGACCGGGTGAGCGCAGCGTTCGACTACGACCAATGGGTGGTGCACCAGAAGTTCGATGCATGGCGACCGTTCTATCGCGTCGCCATCGCCGATGCCCCGCGTACGCAGTTGTACGTCTCGGTGCGCACCGGCGAAATCGTGCAGCGCACGCTGGCCTGGGAACGGGCCTGGAACTGGGTCGGTTCGGTCCCGCACTGGCTGTATTTCACCGTGCTGCGGCAGCGTTTCGCCGCCTGGGACTGGACGGTCTGGTGCCTGGCCCTCGGCGCACTGGCCGGGGCCAGCGCGGGCACCTACCTCGGCCTCTACCGGAGCTACCAGCGCGTGGCGATGCGGCGCCCCGGCTGGTCGCCGTTCAAGGGCTGGTGGCGCTGGCACCACGGCCTCGGGCTGGCCGCCGCGCTGTTCGTGTTGACCTGGATTTTCAGCGGGTGGCTGTCGATGGACCACGGCCGGCTGTTCTCGCGCGGCATCCCCGACCCGGCGGCCGTCGAGCGTTACGCAGGAACGTCGCTGCAGCGCGCGTTGCAGCCGGTACCGGCCACGGCATTGCGAACGCTGCAGGGGTCGACCGAGCTTGCGTTCAACGTCGTCGGCGGCCATCCAGTGGCGGTGGCGAGGACGGGCTCGGCTTCGCGCGTGGAGGTGCTGGACGGCTCTGCCGGCAATGGCCTGCGCAGCGCGCTGCCGCCCGGGTTGATCGATGCAGCCGTGCAGCGCGCCTGGCCGCAGGCCGCACGGCGATCGCCCGCGGCACGCAACGACGCGCTGTACCGCGCCGCGGACGCGATTCCAGCGGATGCATTGCGCTACGGGCTTTCGGCGCCGACCGGCGCCGATCTGTACATCGACGCGGCAAGCGGTCGCCCGCTGCTGCAACTGGACACCAGCCGCAGGGCTTACGACTGGGTGTACTTCGCGCTGCACACCACCCGGTTCCCCGGGCTGGTCGAGCACCCCACCCTGCGACGCGTCCTGCAGGTGCTGCCGCTGCTGCTCGGGCTGGCATTTTCGATGACCGGCATCGTGCTCGGTTTCAGGCGCCTGCGAACCAGTTGGCCGCGCAGCGCCGTGCCCTAG